The genome window GTGAGGACAGGAGGCAGGGGTCCTGGGCAGCACCAGCCAGGCTGCCCCTCCCTTCAGGGCTGCCTGCCTGCCACCCTCTCATCCCCTTCCCACTTCTGCCAAGATGATATGGCCATGCGGGCATGGAGGGATGTGCTGAAGAGGCCGCATGCGCCCGCCTGGCAGCCTCTCCCCGGCCCCGAGTGCAGCGCACAGCACCCCAGCCCGGGCCACCCACTGCCCACCAGGCCAAGCAGCTCTTGGGCCACAGCCTGACAGCACAAGGTGGACGGAGACCGTGGGTCCCAGCAGGGAGCAGAGCCAGCACAGGCCCAGGGGGTCCCTCTTCCCAGCGTACCTTCCTTGGAGGGGAGATAGGCACGGCCGGGAGGCAGACAGCACGGCCGGTGCTTGGTAACCGGCATCAGCCCCTTGTTGGGAGTCTTCTTCGTAATGGGGCTGCTCTTTCCCCGGAGGGCCTGCTTCCGCCGCAGGCTGAACTGACTCTTAGCCATGGCAGCAGGTGGGGGGCTGCTCTTCTTGTCCCCAGGAAGGCTGCAGAGACAAAGCAGGTAGCTCTAGCAGGCACCCTCCCTGTCTCACCCACCCAGATCCCAGAACCAAGGGATCAGCCCTGGCAGGCAGCCAAGCCCCAGCAGGGTCTGGCCCCCCCACTTCGCTTTCCCACCTGATCGACCTCAGCAGCTCGCTGCCCGTCCAACCCCCCCCAACCCAacccaccccaccaggctcccagccgcAGCCCTGGAGGACCCCAGAGCCAACGCAGGTGGAGGGCGGAGGAGCGCAGCCCTTGACCCCCACCAGGTGTTTCCAGGACCACCTTCTCCACCTCCCCGGACAGATGAAATGAGCCCCCACATGGAACTGGGGGAGAAGCAGAGGAGGCAGGCGTTGTCCCAAGGAGGAGCTGCCACCAGCCTCATGGCTCCCCTCTCCACACTTACTGACATAGAGGCTGCCAGCGAGAAAATGCGGAGAGAGGACAGCATGGAACCCAAGTGGTCCAAGATGGCACCTATCCAGGAGAGCAGGGCCCAAGGTCAAGGTAAGTGGTGGGAAGGACCTCTGGAGTGGGACATCAGGCATGTGTCACCATGCCTGATGGCAGAGGCATCTGGCAGCCTCCACAATTAAGTCCCTGACCCTGAAGCCCTGGGCCACCATGCCATCTTCCAGCCTCCTCTGGATCTAAGTGGGTAGAGGGCGGGGAAGCTGACATGCCTTCGGTGAGGGAGTGAATCACTGTCACCTGGCCACCTTTCTCTCGCAGAGACCCTGCCCCTAGCCTGGGCACAAAGCTGTCCATCCACTATCCCACGAGCCCAGAACGGAAGCCACCCCAGCAGCTTCTGGTCTCTCGCCAACAAGGGAAAGGGAGGGCTTGCTGGCACCACCTCCGCCCATCCCCTCCCCATAAACTGAAAGGGACAGCAGTAACCGTGGCCTCATTCCTGCCGGACATGCTGACGCACCACAGGCCAAGCTCCATCCTCAGACCCCATCAGGGGCGAtgtttcctccctgcctcccacaccCCTGCCCAGACAAGAcccgggagggtgggggcagggacccGCACCTGGCAGTGCCCCGCCTCCGGATGATCTTGGTGCGGCTCTTCACTTTGTAAGCTGAGAGCGGGGTCTCACTGAAGACAGGCTGCAAGCTGCTGGGTTCCACTGCCCGTCTGTCCACTGGGGGAGACCTAGACAGGACGGGTGAGAGTTGGGCGGCACGGTCCTTGCTGCCAACCTCTGACTGCCAACGGAAGGAGGAGGCCGAGGAGGCTGAGGGGCTGGAGGCCTTCCACTTGTACTTGCTGGGGGAGGCCCCAGGCACGGAGGACATGGCAGACCTCCTGGGCTTGGCGTCTGGGTCGGCTCTGAGCTGCGGCTTCTCCGTTCGTTCTGCTGCAGCAAAGGGGGCCTTGCACACGTTCTCCGCCGTCACCCTGGGACTGAGGGCCCGCCGAGAGGCCCGAGGACCCTTCGCCGAGGCAGCCACCCACTTGTAGTCGTTCTTCCGGAACTTGTTGGTTCGACAGGACGCCAGCATCGAGGGCTCCCTGGTCTGCCTGGGTCCAACAGCAGGTCTGGCTGGGCCTACCACCAGGCCAGAGGCGGCGAACGGACCTGAGAGGCTGGTCTTCACGCTCCCGTCCCCACGGAGCTGTGTAACACAGCTGGTCACAGAGTGCAAGCCCGCTTTCCGGCCTAGGGCCATGCCGCCTCGCTGCGGCAGGCTGGAGGGCAGGAAGCGGGACTTTATCGCAACTGCACTCTCACTGACCGTCCGCCAGGGCTCCAAGGGGCTCTCACTCATGCTGCTCATTGACTTCACTACccggggcctgccaggctctttctgGCAGACGAGAACGGGGTCCTCTGAGCTGCAGCTCCCCTTGGCTCTTCcttgcctggagggctgccgCTGCCCACCGGGGGGCTCACCCTCACCTTCCTGAGGCCTGTGGTCATTCCAGGGGGTGTCCTTGTATTCTTCCAAGGAGGTCCGCAGGACCCCTGCAGTGCTGGCTGAGCCCGGCTTGGACGGTGGTTTGATCTTGATGATCATGTTCTGATCTGGAGTGAGCTGCACTTGCCTCTCCAGGACGTACTGCTGCGGTTCAGGACCCTGACTGCCCCCGGCCCTGAGGGGCGGCTGCGTGGCACCATCGCCGGGCGGGTCCGAGGAGCCCAAGGGCCGATtcacaagggaatatttcttgcgcCACGCAGGCCCATGGTTCGCAGAGAAGCCCCTCCGGCTCGGACGAGGGTAGTGAGCACCAAAGATCCTGCTGCTGTTGTAAGTGGGAGGCTGCCACTGGGACATGGCGGAGGTGCCCAGGGCAGCGGAGGTGCCCGGGGCAGAGGCACTGCCATGGAGGCTTTTGTAGTCATCGATCAGACCTGAGGAGGCAGGAGCATAGACTCTGTCAACCGGAGGGTGAGGAAAATcagggagaatcccctggagggaCATCAGCTGACCAGACACCCTGTAAACCCCACTGGACCCTGCCAAGTCCCAGTAGAGgaggggcagccccagggcctAAGAACCACTGACAGTCAGACTAAATCCCCCAGGCCAATCTTTCCCATGATCCTCTTCCCATCAATTCTACTTCAATCCTATTTCTGGCTGCTTATCCTTAAAATGCACCCCTGTGGCATAATATTCCCTATTCACCAGAGATATTATGCTGGATTCACAATCCTCTGAGGCGAAGTGTCACCCAGCATGAAGAGACCAGCAAGGCCCATGCTGCAGAGCCTCAAGAGAGACACGGAAGTCCTCTGGCTTGCCCACAAATAGAAAGGGGGCAGGGCTGCACCTTCATGACCTCCCTGCCTGGCACACACAACAGCGAGTGTAAGATAACTGACACCCTGGGTACTCCACACGTGACAAGAATGTCACATCATCCTTCCACAAGAAAAGAGGCCTAACATTTGGagttccagtgcaggggaccacCAGGTGCCTTTCCAAGGAAGCCCCTGGACAGCGCTGTGCAGGCAGACACAGGCCTCAGCTAGAACCACCCAAGCTGTCACAACTCAGCCAACAAGCCCTCCAGTTACAGCACTCCCCCACCATATGTCCCACCCCCAGGCCCAAAGAGAGTCACGTCCAGACCTGGTGACACCTCAGGGCAGGTATGATAGAGGGCCAGGAAGTGGCTGGTAGATGGGCTCAGCACAACTGAACTCTTCCCAATACACACTTCCCAGTTCTTAAGTCTTCTCTTTGTGGGAAGAACCTTTAAaacgatttaaaaaaaaaaaaaaaatacagcaagccATCTCTCAtgactcagttgtaaagaatccatgtgccaatgcaggagacacgggagatgcaggttcaatccctgggttgagaagatcccctggagaagaaaatggcaacccatttccttCAAaatcctggcagactacagtccatatgtgctcaatcgcttcagtcgtgtccgactcattgaccatagcctgccaggctcctctgtccatagaactctccaggcaagaatactggagtgggttgccatgctctcctccaggggatcttccccacccagggaccgaacccgcgtctcctgtgcctcctgcaccgcaggcgggttcttcaccgctTGAGACATGGGGCAGCCCCGGGCTATGGTCactgaggtcgcaaaagagtcagacacgacttaacgactaaacaacatgcCATCTTAGGTCTAAAAATGGAAAAGTTTGGAAAAATCTGAAGGTCGGGGATTCTGGACCAGGAATATAAAGGAGAATGTGGCTGTAAAGAGGGACAAAGGCGTCAAAACCGGGCGTACGGGGAAGAAATACACACGCCTGGCCCCGAGCGAGAGAGCGCGCCGGGGGCGCCGAGGCCGCGGGGAGAGTCGCTTCCCGCCGGTTACTAAGCGACAGCCAGGCCGCCAGCGGCCGCAGCCCCAGTAACGCTCGCAACCGCCGCGGAAACCCGAGCGGGGCTGAGCTGGGCCGGCCGGGAACGCCCCTCAGGGTCCCCAGGACCCGGCCCGACCCCACCCATCTCCCCACCGACCTGACCCGGCCTCCGACCCGCGGGCGGGAGCGGCCCCCTTcgaggaggcaggcaggggccTTCAGTGAAGCGAGGGATAGGAAGGGGACGCGCGACCCGGGCCCGGCGCGACCCACCCTGCAGGAGGCGGATCTGCCGCCGTAATTGCTCCTTTTCCTCCATCTCCGGAGTCCGCGACGCCCGGCCAGGCCCCCGCGACGTCATCGCCGGGCGACCATTTTACCGCGGGCGGGGCGGAGCGCTGGAGGCACCGCGACTGCGCACTGCATCCGGGCCCCGGGCGACCGACGGCCGGAAGTGGGGCCTCGGGAGACGTGCGGCCTCTGGAGACGTGCGCCCACGCTCTGGCTGCGCCTGAAGGGGCGGGGCCACACACGCGCAGTGCTGGGGGCGGAAGTTACGTCACTACGGAGCGCCGGGAAGTCCCCTTTCGGCACCTGCGGAGGGGACGCTGCGGCGGAAGGTCTGCGCCGTGAGGCGTTCTGGCCGGATTCTTCGCCGAGAGCGTTCGTTCCTTGTGGGTCCGGGGCGAGGGGCAGAGCCGGGTACTCCACGCTATCCACAGCGCAGGTCGTTCCGCGTCGAGTTAGGCTCTGGGGCCTCTGCGGGAGTGAGCCGGCGCTGCGAGGGTCCGTGCGGCTCTGTTGTGGGGCGGCCCGGGACAAGGGAAGGGACGTCCGGGTTCGAGAGGCACTGCAGGGACGCGTTAAACCTCTGAAAGCGTGAAAGACTGTGCTGTTTCGGTAGAAACAAGTATGAAAACAGGTGTGTACATCCCTGTATAGAGCTGGGGAGTGTGAAATTATATGGCCGCTGTGGAAATCTAATGTTTCCtctgaaagttaaaaatagacGCTTTGACCCAGCAGTCAGATACTTCGGGGTATATACCCTGAAGAAGTGAGTACAGGGACTGGAACATACTCGTGCGCCAACGTTGGGTGAAGCATTATTTGCCATGACAAAATGTAGAAATAGCCCAAGTGCCCATGAGGGTGAATGGGTAAGCGGTGTGTATCTGTACGATGGAATAGGATTTAGTCCTGAAAAGGAATGTAGGACTGGTCCGTGATACAGCGTAAACGAATCTCAAAAAcagtaaatgaaataagccagccacaaaaggacaaatatgatAAGATTTCACTTGCATGACATATTTTGAATAGGCAAATTTGTAGAAACATCAGAGGTTAGGAAGGGTTGAGGGGAGGAGAAACAGGGAATTAATGCTTTTTGGCTAGGGAGTTTATGTTTGCAGTAATGAGAAAGTTTTGGAAACatatagtggtgatggttgcacaacgtTGTGAATCTCCTTAATCCACTGAATTGGACACTTAAAAATGACCATATGAGGATTCCCCTGATGGGCCAGTGCCTGAGACTCCAATCTTCCTACGCAGGGTGCCTGGGTGCGGTCTccggtcagggaaccagatcctgcatgtcacaactaaagattccacatgccacaactaagacctggcacagccaaataaataaaaataaatttttaaaataattatatgacaACTTATGTACTGTATATAtcttgttcaatcgctaagttgtgtccaacactagGACCCCATGGggtacagcatgccaggcctcccatctttcagtatctcccagagtttgctcaaattcatgtctgttgagtcggtgatgccatccaagcatcccatcctctgcagcccccttctcctcctgccttcagtctttcccagcatcagggtcttttccaatgagtcagctctttgcatcaggtggctaaagtattatagcttcagcatcagtccttctaatgaatattcaaggttgatttcctttagggttgactgatttgatatccttgcactgcaaggaactctgaagagtcttaaacaccacaattcaaaagcatcaattgctgctgctgttagtatgtattttaccacaataataaAAGGCGGACGCAGTGTATCTGCAGCAGACCTGAACAATAGGAAATGTTGAAGGAAATTCTTCTAACTGATGGGGAATGATACAATATGGAAACAGATCTTTATGTAGAAAGAGAACAGGAAACATTTTAGtattaataacttttttaaaagtctaactttttattttctccaaaagaTAGTtacagcaaaaataataaaaacgtGGGTTTGTAACGTAGGTAGAGGCAAAACATGCCAACAGTGATGCAAGGGGTCACatgaactgtgtctcctgcaggtgaAGACGCAACCTCCAGCCTGCCTCCTAGGTCAGCGCCTGAGCCCGCCCCAGGGAGTTAGTGTTACTCTACTTAACATGCAGCAGTGAGCACTCTGGAGTTTCTCAGCGGTGGTGGTACCAGGCAATAAAATGACCCCTGCACTCAGGCTGTGGGACAGGGTGAACCACGGGTCATGCTGAACACTGTGTGAGACCCTTAGGCCTTGGCAAAACTCTGAGGGCAGGGTATGGGAGTTCCCAGACAATGAAATGGAATTTCCCACCAGGGGTTGTGAAAAACACTTCTTTGGGCTGGTGCTGTCTTGGCTCTTGAGAATCCTGCAGCCATCACTTCCTGAATGTGCCAGGACTGGCCTGCAGAAGGACGGGCAGCACATGCCCACTTAACACCACTGACCCTCTTGACAGTCTGCTGTCTGCCATCAGGTGCTAGCTAGCCACAAAGTTAATAAACCCAGGTGATGCCACGTGGAACAGAGATAAGCCTAAATGTCATAATTTAGGGTACCTCAtaattttgggcttccttggtagctcagctggtaaaaggaatctgcctgccatgcaggagacctaggctcgatccctggattgggaagatcccctggagaagggaaaggctacccactccagtattctggcctgaagaattccacgaactgtgtatagtctgtggggtcgcaaagactcagacacgactgagcaactttcacataatTTTGACCAAACCAATGAATGTTTACCTCACTAAGTTTTAGGGTGATTTATTAGTACAAACTGATGGATTCATTGCTCTGGCATTGAACCTATTGTCTTTTGTGCCCAACAAGCTCTCTGCTCCTGGACTTCAGTCCAAGAGTGGCAGAGGGGAGAGCCCAGCCCCTGGCCAAGAGGAGGTGAGGTTTGTGGATTTGTCTCCTGGAGTTGTGAAACTGTAAAAACTGTAACTAAGATATAAGTGCTGTCACAATTATCTGGCTAAAACTGACCTTGACAGTTATACTTAAAATACTTTGATGCCCATCAAGCTGGCAAAGATTAAAAcagccttggggaaaaaaaaacaatctgcCCTGAGTGTTTGGGGGTGAAAGGGAAGAGACCTAACTTCAGTTTTTTAGGGTGTTCGCATAGCCTTTCTGAAGGGCAGTTGGCAATACATGCCAAGACTCTGAATACCTTTTGAGGAATTTCACTTTTCGAAGTCCCcccaaaagaaataaggaaacacaTGCAAGGCCTTCTGAACAAAAATAATCAGGtgctgggggagggataaattaggaatttgagattagcagatacaaactaatATAGATTAGTTTGTATATTCAATTTATTATATTCAATAAGAAATTATTCAATTTCTTATATTCAATAAGAAGCTATATTCAATttcttataataaaccataatggaaaagaatatgaaaatgtatatatatatgaatcactttgctgtacacgagaaactaacataacattgtaaatcaactatacttatataaaaagtttaaaaattaaatgctgaGTTCCTTACATGGGACAAAAATATTGAGCCTGTTTATAGCCCATGAGaaggcttccctggcgactcaggtggtaaagaatccacctgcaatgcaggagacctgggttcagtctctgggtcgggaagatcccctggagaaggaaatggcaacctactgcagtatccttgcctggagaaccacggacagaggagcctggcaggttacagtccatggaatcatagaattggacatgactgagcaactaaccacagGCCCTCATAGGAAGAGGTGTTGACTGGCTGGGACCACTACCCCATGGATGCCCCCTTGCCTTCCGTCCCAATGGGCAGGAGCTGGAAGTGACTACAAGAGACCAACCATTGAGGACTCTGTGGGTCCCCCTATCCCAGCCGCTAACCCCCACTCTACCCTCGCTGCAAAGCGTGACCCTCAGAACCAGATTCTTTGGGAAGAGAAGTTGACTAGTTGCTGTTTCCTAGATGGCAGCATTTCCGCGAGGCTCTCAGGGGCCACGGAGGATGGATGGTTGGGCATCACCACAATGTTCCACATGCCCTAGTCCTGGGCAAACCGGGACAGGGACCCCGCCAGGTGCAAAAGtcaccacccacccccagccAAGCGATGCCTGGAGGCCAGTGGTCAGAGACGACTCCTGCTAGGGCAAATAAAGGGAGGCTCAAGAGCACGGGAAACCAGAGCATTAGGGCCCCTTCCCCTGCAGGGTCACTCGGGGTGGGGCGGGACCCTGTGCCGCTTCCCCAGCCCCTGCCGGCAGAAAATCCAGGGAGCCAGGCAGGGCTCAGGCCCGCTAGGGGCGTGCGGGAACTGCTGGTCACGCACCTCGACCCGAAGACCGGCTATGAGCCTCCGCTGATCACGCCGCACCCTTTCCCGATTCTGTCCGGCCTTCCTGCGGCCTCCGCCCCTCCTGACTCCGGAGCTCCTCTGGGCCCGAGGGCGCCCCGTCGCCCAGCGATCCGCTGAGCGTGGACCGCGGGCCTGCTGGACAGGCTCTGCTGCCCGGCGGTCCGAGCCACCGCCGAGGGCCCGGTCCAGCAAGGGGGGCGCAGGCGGCAAGCGGGAGGAGGCCCCGCGGGGACTCAACCCGGGAGGAAAGGACTCCCGGACTTCGGTGCCCTCCGCACCCCCTCGGCCCCACAGTGCCGCGCTCGTTCCCTCCGGGCCGAGCGGCTCTCAGGCGCACAGGGCCCTCCGGGCCGCCCCTTGCCCGCGCGAGTTCCAGAGCTGGAGGCACGGGGCAGCGGCCGACATTGCGGCGCCCCGGGAACCCCCCGTGTCACTGGGTGGAGGGCACAGGGTGGAGCCGCCGCCTGCCGCCCCCCACGCTGAGGCCCGGCAACCCTGACTAGGCGCGCCCTGAAGCCGGATGGTCCGGGACTGGGTGGGCCTGGTGGGGCTGGAGCGTGGGTGAGTTCCTCGGGACCactccccctcccctcaccccacgcGGTCGCCTGCCCACTCCCACATCTCCTCTGAGGGGGTGTCCCAGCCGCTGCCTCTCGCAGCAGGTCTGGTCCTGCTGTGTTCCTCCCAGGGGCTGGGCATTTCCAGGACAGGGGCCGGCCCCCACTGCCCAGCTCCCTTCAGGGTCTGGCCCGGTGCCCGCCCCACTCTGGGTGATAGAGGCCTGCGGCTGCAGTGAGCTTCTTCCTTCCAGCTCTCTCGGAGGTGCCACAGCCTCCCTACATACAGCCCAAAGCCCCTCCCAGCCCTGGTCACATTTCCCCATCAGGCATAGTGTCCTCCCTGGCTCTGGACCCAGGGCCTGCCCAGAGTTTGCCCAGGGAGGCCTCTGCACCCCCATGTCGCCAGATGCTGCCCCAGACTTCCTGGGGCTCCCTAGGCCCACGATGGGGGAAGGGGGTGCAGGGCCAGCCCCTCCCGCCTTCCTTCTGCTTCCTCTCTAGTGAATTCACTTCCTGCCTTTTCAGGCTGACCTCTGCCCTCAGGAGCCTGGTGACACCACCACTCACCAGCCCAGTGCCTCTTGGGTAGGCTGTTGCTAAAGAACTGAACCCCGGACTTCCCTGGCCCTCCAGCAGTTAAGATTcctcgcttccactgcaggggcactgGTTCCATGATCCCTAatcaggtcagggaactaagattccccgtGAACAGGCAGCAACAACACCCTTCCATGGTGCATTCAGTCCCAGGTCACTGCCTGAGGCAGGGGGCACAGTGGAGCATGACCCCCCTGTTGCCATGGCCACTGGAGCCACCGCACTGCTCCTCCATGTGGATGGCACCTGCCTCCTCCACTGGTCCACCTACATGGCAGCAAGGCCTTCTAGAAAAATAAACGCGGGGCCAGTCATACCCCAGCTAGAAGCCCACAACAGCTTCACCCCATACTGAAGAGGCTGCTACCCCTACCCTTGGCCTGGAACTTGACCAACTGGAGAGGTGGAAGTTAGGGGCCACTGGGAGGCTACACAGCTTTCCAGAAGCTTTGCTATGGGAACAGGGAGAAGCAGGAGAATGCCCGGTGGTCCCAGCACACACCGTACAGGATACAGGACTGCACATAGgaggacacacacagagacccaGGTACAAGCACATAGCACGCAAAACACAGCCATACGAATACACACGCATGAACACAGACATGCGTAGACCTACATCATGCACGTATACCCATACTTGTGGACATGTGCATACATGCTTACATTATATGCTCACAGGAACATGGACACGCACACTCAGCCTCCTGGAGCATCCTGCCACCACCAGCAGGATGCCCTGCTCATATTGGCAAATGGGCTCCAGCGACTGGGTCAGATGTGGGAGCCCCACACCCCAATGGGTGAGGACCCATTGCCCCAGAGGCCTTCAGCCAGCAGAGCTCACTGGCCTGCACTCTAGTCCCCTGGTGTGGAGAGACAAACGGCCTCAGAGACCCCAGTTAGGCACTGAAGTTACCCTGCTCCCCACACCACCCCCTCCGATGGACAGTGCCTGCCTGTGTCGGCCCAGAGTTCACAGCGGCTCCAAACTTCTGCTTTCACAAGATTGCTTCCTTTCTGTTTGAATCAGCATTTCCACTTATTTGCAGCTCCAACGTTCCAAAACATACAACCCCTGCACTGGCGTCGGGGCTGATGCCAGCAGCTCTACCTGGCGGGGCCCTCATTCAGTTCACTTCAAAGCCCTCATCTGCAGGAGCACTGGTGCCGGGTGCTGACACACAGCCACCCCGCGAGTGAGTGTGCACGGCGGAGCTTGTAGGCTGAGTCTCAGGCCAGCCAGCCGGCAGGGACCCTGGCATGAGCTCCAGACGGTCATGAGACCTAGAGGCAGGATGTGGCAGTGGAGCAGTGGAGAAGCGGggtgtggggctcctgggcacctTGCCCCAGACACGATCCACACATGGCCCAGGAAGGAAGGACATCAAGGGCCTGCGCTGGGCCTGGATGTCGTCACTTGGCTTCACGTTTTCACAGTAACAGCTTTGAATGTTACTGTGGTAtgtgagatataattcacaaacCATACAATTCATCCGTTAAAAGTGTAAAACTCTGGGTGTTTAGCATATCCAGGCTCGGGCAACCACCAGCACAACCAATCTGAGAACATTCCCATCACCCCAAAGACACTGTCACGCCCCTCGCCCCTGGCAGCTATAACTCTGCTTTCTGTCCCTGCAAGATCTGCCTGTTCTCATTTCATACACCCAGGTCCTGAGAGCTGTTCTCCTGCGTGCTTGACTTCTTACCTTGGCATAACGCTCTGAGGTCCACCCACGCTGTGCTGTGTGTCAGAGGTTCCTCTGCGAGGCTGCACACCGACCGCTCCATCGTGTGTGTTTGACCACGTTGTTTGTTCATGCCTCCATAGGTGGACATTTTCCATAGATGGACATTTGCAGTGCATCTTGGCTGTTAACAATAACGTTTTGAGAGCATTCATGTGCAGGTTTCCGcatgaacatgttttcatttctcttgaatgCACACCTAGCCGTGGAATGGATGAGCCTATGGTAGTTAGttctctgtttaactttttgaggaactgccagactgttttccacggGCGCCTGCACCCTTTTACAAGCCCAGCGCTGTGTGCTGCCCGATTCCTCCAGGTCTTCTCCCACACTTTTCATTCCCCTTTTATATTACAGTTAACCTATGGGTGTGAGGCAGCCTCTAACcttgctttgatttgcatttccctgacgcTAATGACCTGAGCCTCCTCTATGGAGCTCACTAGCCATTTCTATACTTTCCCTGAAGAAATGTTTCTTCAGACCCTTTGCCCTGGCCCCGGAGTTTTAGGAGAGAAGGATCAAAGAAGCTCGCGGATGGAGGCTGTGGGGGTTGGGGTGAGAgtcgcccccgcccccaccccctgcaccccCACTCCCAGCCGGGCCACGGGGCGGGCTCACCAGGGGCGTTTCTGGCTCCTCTCAGCGTCGCGGAAGTTTCACTTTTGGGTCTGGGAACCTGCAGGCTGTGTGCGCGCTGGGCAACTCCAGGGCAGAGGCTTCCGATCCTGGCCCGCAGGGCAGCCTGGTTTCGGTTTCGTGGGCACAGGCACGCGACGGTCACGGCCACTGGTGAGCTGCCCCTGCCCATGCCCTGCGCCGCTGTGCCCCGCAGGGGCTGCCTGCCCTGGCTCCGGGGTGGGGCACTTGCTTCTCCTGGGAGTGGGTGGGGGGGAGGCCAACAACTCTGGGTGGAGATTGGGTCCTGTCAccttccttgggcttccc of Muntiacus reevesi chromosome 12, mMunRee1.1, whole genome shotgun sequence contains these proteins:
- the ZC3H3 gene encoding zinc finger CCCH domain-containing protein 3 isoform X1 encodes the protein MTSRGPGRASRTPEMEEKEQLRRQIRLLQGLIDDYKSLHGSASAPGTSAALGTSAMSQWQPPTYNSSRIFGAHYPRPSRRGFSANHGPAWRKKYSLVNRPLGSSDPPGDGATQPPLRAGGSQGPEPQQYVLERQVQLTPDQNMIIKIKPPSKPGSASTAGVLRTSLEEYKDTPWNDHRPQEGEGEPPGGQRQPSRQGRAKGSCSSEDPVLVCQKEPGRPRVVKSMSSMSESPLEPWRTVSESAVAIKSRFLPSSLPQRGGMALGRKAGLHSVTSCVTQLRGDGSVKTSLSGPFAASGLVVGPARPAVGPRQTREPSMLASCRTNKFRKNDYKWVAASAKGPRASRRALSPRVTAENVCKAPFAAAERTEKPQLRADPDAKPRRSAMSSVPGASPSKYKWKASSPSASSASSFRWQSEVGSKDRAAQLSPVLSRSPPVDRRAVEPSSLQPVFSETPLSAYKVKSRTKIIRRRGTASLPGDKKSSPPPAAMAKSQFSLRRKQALRGKSSPITKKTPNKGLMPVTKHRPCCLPPGRAYLPSKEASSLHGQRLPPTSKVIKTRYRIIKKTPILPLSTASGPPAPPSWRARRLSLSRSLALNTLRPAAGGRTQTGSPRWRSRGYRCIGGVLYKVSANKLSKTYSRPGGDGGGRPLLRTGRMDPAGSCSRSLASRAVQRSLAIVRQAQQRRRRRKEEYCMYYNRFGRCNRGERCPYVHDPEKVAVCTRFVRGTCKKTDGTCPFSHHVSKEKMPVCSYFLKGVCSNSNCPYSHVYVSRKAEVCTDFLRGYCPLGAKCKKKHTLLCPDFSRRGACPRGAQCQLLHRSPKRLGRRAATPTAPEPSNTPPRSRASTSHGPRKPSATLRPARRMSSPPSSMATGSISPPSSPRVLAAASPSSSSSPSYSSSPSSSRSSPCPPSASLSLEPEELSLQAASVSAGAGSSGLSKLPSFIALQSSPSPGGQLTARAPRSAPSKDSGKSLHIKPRL
- the ZC3H3 gene encoding zinc finger CCCH domain-containing protein 3 isoform X2, with amino-acid sequence MSQWQPPTYNSSRIFGAHYPRPSRRGFSANHGPAWRKKYSLVNRPLGSSDPPGDGATQPPLRAGGSQGPEPQQYVLERQVQLTPDQNMIIKIKPPSKPGSASTAGVLRTSLEEYKDTPWNDHRPQEGEGEPPGGQRQPSRQGRAKGSCSSEDPVLVCQKEPGRPRVVKSMSSMSESPLEPWRTVSESAVAIKSRFLPSSLPQRGGMALGRKAGLHSVTSCVTQLRGDGSVKTSLSGPFAASGLVVGPARPAVGPRQTREPSMLASCRTNKFRKNDYKWVAASAKGPRASRRALSPRVTAENVCKAPFAAAERTEKPQLRADPDAKPRRSAMSSVPGASPSKYKWKASSPSASSASSFRWQSEVGSKDRAAQLSPVLSRSPPVDRRAVEPSSLQPVFSETPLSAYKVKSRTKIIRRRGTASLPGDKKSSPPPAAMAKSQFSLRRKQALRGKSSPITKKTPNKGLMPVTKHRPCCLPPGRAYLPSKEASSLHGQRLPPTSKVIKTRYRIIKKTPILPLSTASGPPAPPSWRARRLSLSRSLALNTLRPAAGGRTQTGSPRWRSRGYRCIGGVLYKVSANKLSKTYSRPGGDGGGRPLLRTGRMDPAGSCSRSLASRAVQRSLAIVRQAQQRRRRRKEEYCMYYNRFGRCNRGERCPYVHDPEKVAVCTRFVRGTCKKTDGTCPFSHHVSKEKMPVCSYFLKGVCSNSNCPYSHVYVSRKAEVCTDFLRGYCPLGAKCKKKHTLLCPDFSRRGACPRGAQCQLLHRSPKRLGRRAATPTAPEPSNTPPRSRASTSHGPRKPSATLRPARRMSSPPSSMATGSISPPSSPRVLAAASPSSSSSPSYSSSPSSSRSSPCPPSASLSLEPEELSLQAASVSAGAGSSGLSKLPSFIALQSSPSPGGQLTARAPRSAPSKDSGKSLHIKPRL